The nucleotide window TATATACTACGTCCTCTGAGTATCTCTATTGGGAGAAGCAACATCGTCGAGAAGCGAAAACAGCACTTATTATAACTTGTTATTATGAGACTGTTTTCCAGGTCCAAGCCGCCGGCGCCGCAGCCACTCCCTACAGATACGGTGGTGCCTGTGCCGCTGCTGGATGACCAGCCTCGCTGGCATCAACGGTGTCTGCATTATGGATATTTATTCAACGATGTTCTGGACTCGGATAAACTGCGACAAGCATTGCAACGTCTGATGGAAATCGGGGAGTGGCGAAAACTTGGAGCACGGATACGAATAAATGTAGACCACCATCCTCTAATCAAAACCCCAGAAGAAAGGATACTGACAGACATTTAGAGCCATGGCAAGCTCGAGTACCATATCCCAGCTCACTTTGATGCAGCAAGGCCGGGATTCGTCTTGACCTCCGATAAACAGTCAATGAATATCAGCGAGCATCCACTGGCATCCAAGTTGCCTACAAGTGCAGGGCAGccgttcctctcctctcGTTTAGATATCTCCTCAGTTGCACTTCACCCCGACTGCCCACGGAAGCTCGATGACTGGCTATATTCTGACTGGCCACTTCTTGTCATCCATGTCGTGAATTTTCATGACGCTACCCTGCTGTCACTGACGTATCTGCATGTTGTCATGGATGCAATGGGTATTAAGCATCTCTTTCAGGCATGGTCCTCGGTGGTGAACGGGCGTGAGGAACATGTTCCAAGGTTTCGGGGAATCGACGAAGACTTAGGACGGACCGATAGCGCCATAGTGCCGGCGACAGAGTTTATCCAATTTCCAAAATGGCTTCGAGGCTTTAGATGGATCATATTCCGCTTCCGCATGTTCTGGGAAATGTTTAGGTATGGCCAGCAGGAAACTCGTCAGCTGTGCATACCCGGGCACATGATCAGCATCATGCGTAACCAAATGATGCGAGAGCTTGAGCAGACATCCCATCAACAAGCTGAGTCAGTCTATCTAAGCGAAAGTGACGTTCTCTTAGCATGGTGGACTCGAACAATGCTGAAGGGGCTCGGTGAGACTGGAAGGCGTCCAATTGCCTTGTACAATCTATTCGATGCTCGCGCTGTTTTACCACAGACCTCTACTTCCGGCAAGGACGCCTTCATTACCAACGCGATTCTTCATGCAACGACTTCGTTGCGCGCCCGAGAGATGGTCTACCAGCCACTTAGCTTTCTGGCATGGCACATTCGGTCCGCGCTGATCCAGCACCGTACCAGACATCAAAGCCTAGCCCAGTTGGCCATCCAGAAAGTTGCACTTGACACCACTGGCGCCACAGCTCTCTGGGGGGAGCCGACCTCATTAGTTATCTTCTGCACTAATTGGCATAGGTGCCAACTCTACGAAATCGATTTCTCTTCTGCGGTGACCTCGTCCGGAAGCCCAGCCACCGACCGCAGAAACACCATAGGCAGGCCATTGCAACAAATTACGGCTGCGATACCGGCATCATTTCATACACGGAATCTTGGGATCATATTTGGCAAGGATGGTGCGGGAGATTGGTGGCTCGCCTGGACATTACGTGCGCAAGCATGGCCAACAGTCCAGAAAGAACTAGAAAGGCTGGataaattagataaattaGGCCAGCTGGATCAGCTACAGGAGCACTAAGGATCACACCATCGTCAGGGAAGGAATGTCTAGTACGTCAATAACTTGGGATGCATTGGATGAAGAGCTTTGCCAAAGGTCCTTTTCTGTGTGCGTAAGCAGTTGCATATCAAATAAACTATCCATTTCAGCACATATAAGCATGTTGGACAACAATGATTTTGGAGTAATGTATTGTGAGTAACGTGAGCAGAACTGTAATGGCCTGTTTGTTGTAATCATCAGTGATACACGATCTTCCCGAATGAAAAATCTGCGAGTGGGGACAAAATCGGTCGATCTGAGCAAAGCCACTGGAACTTGCAGCGTTCGGTAATCGCTGGTGGACCGACCCACAGCCCAGCTGAATCAGTGTCATGGAACAACCACCCCTTCTCACCTCAAAGACTTGTTTAACCTGTTCACTCGAGATTAGGTGTTTACAAGTTAGAAACAAACCATTTGTGGGTATCTATCACCACGTTATCCACCTCTAAGGTATATGTGGAGCCAGTGGATACACGGTGTAGATACTTGCCATTAATGCTTGTTCATCGGATTCACCGGGACGCACGGAGTCTTCATGGAAGATTTCAGCTGCAGGACTTGTCTCCACTACCAAACACGGGGTAAGATCTCCTCCCATCTGACTTCACGGGCGCCAGTTCTTTGGATGCATCACACCGATTTTCGGTGGGACTAGTCGTAAGTATTTTAAACAACGACATTGTCGATCTCTATTGGTGGATGTAGTTTATACCATGAAAATAAATACTCAGTGCGACCCGCCATCCACTAGACTTCTACCATCATTTCCCACTTCACGTTGAGGAGTGAATAAGAAAAACACTCGCTATGTCTCCAACCACAGCTGTACAGCGGGGGCTTGATGTAATTGTCAGGAGCCTTCCTGAAAACATACGGGAAActctacttcttcccctgctcGCCAAATCCTTAGCCGCACTATTGGGTTACATTACACTGCGCCAAGTAAACAGAACCCTGAATGCATGGTCACTGAACAGCCTAGTGAGCCGGCCGTGGCAGAATGACCGAGAACTTGTCTTAGTCACAGGGGGGTGCAGCGGCATTGGGAAAGCAGTGATGGAGGAGCTTTCTCAGCATGGCGCTAAAGTTATTATCCTGGATATCCAGCAGCCGTCCTTTGAGCTTCGTAAGTTTCAATCATTTTACAGAATTACTCTACTAACTAATGGCTAACTCATTCAGCCCCCAATGTCTTCTTCTATGAGACTGACATCACTTCAACTGCTGCCCTACATGAAACAGCCGATGAGATTCGCGCTATACATGGGCACCCAACAGTCCTTGTCAACAATGCCGGCGTATTGCATTTTACTCCTATCCTCGACCAAGCAGAAGTCACTGTTCGCCAGACCTTTGAGGTCAATACCATGGCCCATTACTGGACGGTGAAGGAGTTCCTCCCGGCGATGATCGAGCGCAACCACGGCCATGTAGTCACCCTGGCTAGTATGGCCAGCTTTCTGAGTGTGGGTAACATGGCCAGCTACGCCTGCTCAAAAGCAAGTGCGCTAGCTTTTCATGAAGCCATAGGCCAAGAACTAAAATTTTGGTACAATGCCGATGGGGTGAAAACGAGGTAAGCATGCATTCAGGCTGCTCCCTGGAATAATAGAGGAATGCTAACAAGTAGCGCCAGTGTGTTCCATCCATTGTATGTGGGGACCCCCATGATCAAGCCCCTGACCAAGGGCGGAACTCGCTTTAAACGCCCTGTACTGGCAGTGGA belongs to Aspergillus luchuensis IFO 4308 DNA, chromosome 3, nearly complete sequence and includes:
- a CDS encoding uncharacterized protein (COG:Q;~EggNog:ENOG410PPUC;~InterPro:IPR002347,IPR036291,IPR020904;~PFAM:PF00106,PF13561,PF08659,PF01370;~TransMembrane:1 (o26-44i);~go_function: GO:0016491 - oxidoreductase activity [Evidence IEA];~go_process: GO:0055114 - oxidation-reduction process [Evidence IEA]), which codes for MSPTTAVQRGLDVIVRSLPENIRETLLLPLLAKSLAALLGYITLRQVNRTLNAWSLNSLVSRPWQNDRELVLVTGGCSGIGKAVMEELSQHGAKVIILDIQQPSFELPPNVFFYETDITSTAALHETADEIRAIHGHPTVLVNNAGVLHFTPILDQAEVTVRQTFEVNTMAHYWTVKEFLPAMIERNHGHVVTLASMASFLSVGNMASYACSKASALAFHEAIGQELKFWYNADGVKTSVFHPLYVGTPMIKPLTKGGTRFKRPVLAVETVSHAISQQILSGKSGQIILPGKLWWLSLLRGFPTWLQESIRGSSSQGAKRLGDSSRA
- a CDS encoding uncharacterized protein (COG:S;~EggNog:ENOG410PUZ8;~InterPro:IPR023213,IPR003480;~PFAM:PF02458;~go_function: GO:0016747 - transferase activity, transferring acyl groups other than amino-acyl groups [Evidence IEA]), translating into MRLFSRSKPPAPQPLPTDTVVPVPLLDDQPRWHQRCLHYGYLFNDVLDSDKLRQALQRLMEIGEWRKLGARIRINSHGKLEYHIPAHFDAARPGFVLTSDKQSMNISEHPLASKLPTSAGQPFLSSRLDISSVALHPDCPRKLDDWLYSDWPLLVIHVVNFHDATLLSLTYLHVVMDAMGIKHLFQAWSSVVNGREEHVPRFRGIDEDLGRTDSAIVPATEFIQFPKWLRGFRWIIFRFRMFWEMFRYGQQETRQLCIPGHMISIMRNQMMRELEQTSHQQAESVYLSESDVLLAWWTRTMLKGLGETGRRPIALYNLFDARAVLPQTSTSGKDAFITNAILHATTSLRAREMVYQPLSFLAWHIRSALIQHRTRHQSLAQLAIQKVALDTTGATALWGEPTSLVIFCTNWHRCQLYEIDFSSAVTSSGSPATDRRNTIGRPLQQITAAIPASFHTRNLGIIFGKDGAGDWWLAWTLRAQAWPTVQKELERLDKLDKLGQLDQLQEH